The following are encoded in a window of Scophthalmus maximus strain ysfricsl-2021 chromosome 6, ASM2237912v1, whole genome shotgun sequence genomic DNA:
- the tma7 gene encoding translation machinery-associated protein 7: protein MSGREGGKKKPLKAAKKQAKEMDDEEIAFKQKQKDEQKALELLKAKASGKGPMCGAGIKKSGKK from the exons ATGTCTGGACGTGAAG GAGGCAAAAAGAAGCCGCTGAAGGCGGCGAAGAAACAGGCCAAGGAAATGGATGAT GAGGAAATTGCTTTCAAGCAGAAGCAAAAGGATGAGCAGAAGGCCTTGGAGTTGCTGAAGGCCAAAGCTTCGGGGAAAGGACCTATGT gtGGCGCTGGAATCAAGAAATCgggaaagaagtaa
- the dnase1l4.1 gene encoding deoxyribonuclease 1 like 4, tandem duplicate 1: MKVASFNIQKFGKNKVSDPDVLNILVMIVSRYDIILILEVVDSSGESVKTFLDALNKYNRKHHYTLKISSRLGRTRYKEQFMFLYRDQVVDLVGSYQFDDQLTEGGDVFARDPYILRFRCLNTVLKDLVMIPVHTKPDDSKTELDELYDVFQHVKQQWNTDNVMILGDFNADGSYVSKSAMKDIRIRSDKNFHWLIGDDVDTTASTRNDHTYDRIVVYGDDMLQAIVPNSAKPFNFHKAYGLSGEQALKVSDHYPVEVELKSITKTTDEENGLKVQWPVRSVREALDDDLLELKRGNLLLEREKLGLEIQILRQKMAKMNCGDAD; the protein is encoded by the exons ATGAAAGTTGCATCTTTTAACATTCAGaagtttggaaaaaacaaagtgtccGACCCAGATGTTCTCAATATCCTGGTTAtg atcGTTTCTCGATATGACATCATTTTGATCCTGGAAGTGGTGGACAGCAGCGGAGAGTCCGTAAAGACCTTCCTGGATGCACTCAACAA ATACAACAGGAAGCATCACTACACGCTGAAGATCAGCTCTCGTCTTGGCCGAACGCGCTACAAGGAGCAGTTCATGTTCCTGTacag ggatcAGGTGGTTGACTTGGTGGGCTCATATCAGTTTGATGACCAGTTGACTGAGGGAGGAGACGTTTTCGCCAGGGATCCCTACATCCTGAGATTCAGATGCCTTAATACAG TGCTGAAGGACCTAGTGATGATCCCAGTTCACACCAAACCAGACGACTCGAAGACGGAGCTGGACGAGCTCTACGATGTCTTCCAGCACGTCAAGCAGCAGTGGAACACTGAC AACGTGATGATCCTGGGCGACTTCAACGCCGACGGCTCGTACGTGTCCAAGAGTGCGATGAAGGACATCCGCATCCGTAGCGACAAGAACTTCCACTGGCTGATCGGAGACGACGTGGACACCACGGCCAGCACCAGGAACGACCACACATACGACAG GATCGTGGTCTACGGAGACGACATGCTCCAGGCCATCGTGCCCAACTCGGCCAAACCCTTCAACTTCCACAAGGCGTATGGACTCAGTGGCGAGCAG gcTCTCAAAGTAAGTGACCATTACCCTGTGGAGGTGGAGCTGAAGTCCATCACTAAGACAACAGATGAAGAGAACG GTCTGAAAGTGCAGTGGCCGGTTCGGTCAGTACGTGAGGCGCTGGATGACGacctgctggagctgaagagaggaaacctgctgctggagagggagaagctggGGCTGGAGATCCAGATCCTCCGACAGAAGATGGCCAAGATGAACTGCGGAGATGCCGATTAA
- the LOC118308773 gene encoding E3 ubiquitin-protein ligase TRIM35, giving the protein MSFRAEENLTCPVCQDIFKDPVVLTCSHSFCKHCLQTWWRGKPAQECPVCKRRSSRSEPPRNLALKNLSESLCALHAEKLKLFCLDHQQPVCLVCRDSRTHSSHRFRPVHEFAQEYKKELENSLRPLQEKRKLLEQVRANCEQTAEHVKVQARRTEGEMKRQFEKLHRFLREEEEARIGALREEEELKSRTMKEKTEALGREIAALSHAVRAAEEELRAEDVSFLLNYPAAEERLRRRPLPDDPQPLSGALIDVAKHLGNLTFNIWNAMREVVSYAPVILDPNTANPELAVSEDLTAVTHGERQKLPENPERIDYHRSVRGWEGFTCGVHTWDVDVRDNAAWFVGAAAEFVHKRGRFKSGFWQVEFHNGKYGVRTSGDPPAVVRPKKKLQRIRVHLDWNRGKLSFSDPDTNAHIHTFTHTFTDRLFPCLGTLHELPLRILQSKICVTRE; this is encoded by the exons ATGTCTTTCCGAGCCGAGGAGAATCTCACCTGTCCCGTCTGCcaggacattttcaaagatCCCGTCGTCCTGACGTGCAGCCACAGCTTCTGCAAACACTGTCTGCAGACGTGGTGGAGGGGCAAGCCCGCGCAGGAGTGTCCCGTCTGTAAGAGGAGATCGTCCCGGAGCGAGCCGCCGCGTAACTTGGCCCTGAAGAACCT GTCCGAGTCCCTCTGCGCTCTGCACGCCGAGAAGCTCAAGCTCTTCTGTCTGGACCACCAGCAGCCCGTGTGTCTCGTCTGCAGGGACTCAAGGACGCACAGCAGCCACCGATTCCGACCCGTCCACGAATTTGCACAGGAATACAAGAAGGAGCTCGAGAACTCCCTCAGGCCGCTGCAGGAGAAGCGGAAGCTCTTGGAGCAGGTCCGAGCAAACTGCGAGCAGACGGCAGAACACGTCAAGGTGCAGGCCCGGCGCACggagggggagatgaagaggCAGTTCGAGAAGCTCCACCGGTTCctgcgagaggaggaggaggccaggaTCGGTGctctgagggaggaagaggagctgaagagtcGGACGAtgaaggagaagacggaggCTCTGGGCAGAGAGATCGCAGCTCTGTCTCACGCCGTCAGAGCcgcagaggaggagctgagagcCGAGGACGTCTCCTTCCTTCTGAACTACccggctgcagaggagaggcTCCGGCGGCGCCCGCTGCCCGACGACCCGCAGCCGCTCTCCGGAGCTCTGATCGACGTGGCCAAGCACCTGGGCAACCTGACCTTCAACATCTGGAACGCGATGAGGGAGGTGGTCTCCTACGCCCCGGTGATCCTGGACCCGAACACCGCCAATCCGGAGCTCGCCGTGTCCGAGGACCTGACCGCCGTGACACACGGGGAGCGGCAGAAGCTTCCCGAGAACCCGGAGCGGATCGACTACCACCGCTCGGTCCGCGGCTGGGAGGGGTTCACCTGCGGGGTCCACACCTGGGACGTGGACGTTCGGGACAACGCGGCCTGGTTCGTCGGCGCGGCCGCGGAGTTTGTCCACAAGAGGGGACGGTTCAAATCCGGGTTCTGGCAAGTGGAGTTTCACAACGGCAAGTACGGCGTGCGCACGTCAGGAGATCCGCCCGCCGTCGTCCGGCCCAAGAAGAAGCTCCAGCGCATCCGGGTCCATCTGGACTGGAACAGAGGGAAGCTGTCTTTCTCCGATCCCGACAccaacgcacacatacacaccttcacacacacgttcaccGACAGGCTGTTTCCGTGCTTGGGCACTTTGCACGAACTCCCGCTGAGGATATTGCAGAGCAAGATCTGTGTGACCAGAGAGTAG